A single region of the Aeromicrobium chenweiae genome encodes:
- the mtrB gene encoding MtrAB system histidine kinase MtrB has translation MPSLARVSLARMWRRSIQARVVTSTILLSALVVALTGWALLRDVAGGLADDRRTAAISEARSGFDYAQTQLDVSLETEPATQAQTLTQMVDSLTRSRGATRTYELVLEGPLGSSDGQVPVRSSAAIAPGSLPEDLAKAVRSGPGTYWRYSDLSLLGSSDVEPAVVVGSQLRAPGSGDTYALFYLFSLEDQQETLDLVRRALLVGGLAMVLMVGGVAWLVSRQVLDPVRLARRIAERYASGNLEQRMHVSGEDDIARLSTSFNQMAASLQSQIRRLENLSRVQQRFVSDVSHELRTPLTTVHMASEVIFSSRDQMDPQTARSAELLKRELDRFESLLSDLLDLSRFDAGAAELELDPVDFAQVARQAADDPALARAGIKVRLIGTDRPAVVEADVRRVDRIIRNLLANAAKYSGSDLIEIEVAQNDDAVSIAVRDFGVGLSGEESVRVFDRFWRADPARTQGGTGLGLAISREDAALHGGTLQAWGRPGEGSEFILTIPKPGGSARNAPLGSVYA, from the coding sequence ATGCCCAGCCTCGCGCGGGTCAGCCTTGCGCGGATGTGGCGTCGCTCGATCCAGGCCCGGGTCGTCACCAGCACGATCCTGCTGAGCGCCCTGGTCGTGGCACTGACCGGTTGGGCGTTGCTCCGCGACGTCGCGGGCGGCCTGGCGGACGACCGGCGCACGGCAGCGATCTCGGAGGCACGATCGGGCTTCGACTACGCGCAGACCCAGCTCGACGTCTCGCTGGAGACCGAGCCGGCGACGCAGGCGCAGACGCTGACGCAGATGGTCGACTCGTTGACGCGTTCGCGTGGTGCGACCCGCACGTACGAGCTCGTCCTCGAGGGTCCTCTCGGCAGCTCGGACGGCCAGGTGCCCGTGCGGTCGTCCGCGGCGATCGCGCCGGGATCGCTGCCGGAGGACCTCGCGAAGGCTGTGCGGTCCGGGCCCGGGACGTACTGGCGCTACTCCGACCTCAGCCTGCTGGGGTCCTCCGACGTCGAGCCCGCGGTCGTGGTGGGCAGCCAGCTGCGGGCGCCCGGCAGCGGCGACACCTACGCGTTGTTCTACCTCTTCTCGCTCGAGGACCAGCAGGAGACGCTCGACCTGGTGCGGCGGGCCCTCCTGGTCGGCGGCCTCGCGATGGTGCTGATGGTCGGCGGCGTGGCCTGGCTCGTGTCCCGGCAGGTGCTCGATCCCGTGCGGCTCGCGCGTCGCATCGCCGAGCGGTATGCGAGCGGCAACCTCGAGCAGCGGATGCATGTCAGCGGCGAGGACGACATCGCCCGCCTGAGCACGTCGTTCAACCAGATGGCGGCGAGCCTCCAGAGCCAGATCCGGCGCCTCGAGAACCTGTCCCGGGTCCAGCAGCGGTTCGTCTCCGACGTCTCGCACGAGCTGCGCACGCCGCTCACGACCGTCCATATGGCCAGTGAGGTCATCTTCTCCTCCCGCGATCAGATGGATCCGCAGACCGCCCGGTCCGCTGAGCTGCTCAAGCGCGAGCTCGACCGGTTCGAGTCCCTGCTCTCGGACCTGCTGGACCTCAGCCGGTTCGACGCCGGAGCCGCGGAGCTCGAGCTCGACCCGGTCGACTTCGCGCAGGTCGCCCGGCAGGCCGCCGACGACCCCGCGCTGGCACGCGCGGGCATCAAGGTGCGGCTCATCGGCACCGACCGCCCCGCAGTCGTCGAGGCCGACGTCCGCCGCGTCGACCGCATCATCCGCAACCTGCTGGCGAATGCCGCCAAGTACAGCGGGTCCGACCTGATCGAGATCGAGGTCGCCCAGAACGACGACGCGGTCTCGATCGCGGTGCGCGACTTCGGGGTCGGGCTCTCCGGCGAGGAGAGCGTGCGCGTGTTCGACCGGTTCTGGCGCGCCGACCCCGCACGGACGCAGGGCGGCACGGGCCTCGGCCTGGCGATCTCCCGCGAGGACGCCGCACTGCACGGAGGCACCCTCCAGGCCTGGGGCCGCCCCGGCGAGGGCAGCGAGTTCATCCTGACGATCCCCAAGCCGGGCGGCTCCGCCCGGAACGCGCCGCTGGGATCGGTGTACGCGTGA
- the mtrA gene encoding MtrAB system response regulator MtrA, producing MSYRRTKRDRVLVVDDDASLAEMLTIVLEGEGLTAAVCRSGDRVMAAFAQFKPDVVLLDLMLPGLDGMSVCRQIREKSAVPIIMLTAKSDTPDVVAGLEAGADDYITKPFKNTELVARIRARLRRSEQLAEPLVFGDIVLDPAGHTVTRKGEPLELTPLEFDLLACLLGNPSQVFTREILLQKVWGYHHPGDTKLVNVHMTRLRSKIEDDAENPEIIRTVRGVGYQAISPTA from the coding sequence GTGAGCTACCGACGAACGAAGCGTGACCGGGTGCTCGTCGTGGACGACGACGCCTCCCTGGCGGAGATGCTCACGATCGTCCTCGAGGGGGAGGGCCTCACCGCGGCCGTGTGCCGCTCGGGTGACCGGGTGATGGCAGCGTTCGCGCAGTTCAAGCCCGACGTGGTGCTGCTCGACCTGATGCTTCCCGGGCTCGACGGCATGAGCGTGTGCCGGCAGATCCGGGAGAAGTCGGCAGTCCCGATCATCATGCTGACGGCCAAGTCCGACACCCCGGACGTGGTGGCCGGGCTCGAGGCCGGTGCGGACGACTACATCACCAAGCCGTTCAAGAACACCGAGCTCGTCGCCCGCATCCGCGCGCGCCTGCGGCGGTCCGAGCAGCTCGCCGAGCCGCTCGTGTTCGGCGACATCGTGCTCGACCCGGCCGGCCACACCGTGACCCGCAAGGGCGAGCCGCTCGAGCTCACCCCGTTGGAGTTCGACCTGCTCGCCTGCCTGCTCGGCAACCCGTCGCAGGTCTTCACCCGCGAGATCCTCCTGCAGAAGGTGTGGGGCTACCACCACCCGGGCGACACGAAGCTGGTCAACGTCCACATGACCCGGTTGCGGTCGAAGATCGAGGACGACGCGGAGAACCCCGAGATCATCCGCACCGTGCGCGGAGTCGGCTACCAGGCGATCAGCCCGACCGCGTGA
- the ahcY gene encoding adenosylhomocysteinase — protein sequence MDYNVADLSLAEYGRKEIELAEHEMPGLMAMRERFGPSQPLAGARIAGSLHMTIQTAVLIETLTALGADVRWATCNIFSTQDHAAAAVVVGKNGTVEDPQGTPVFAWKGESLAEYWDEAEKVFDFAEGGPNVLLDDGGDITMLLHLGVEYEKTGVVPSQDSTDNEEFKEVLRVLARSVENKPQHWTNIAKDIKGVSEETTTGVLRLYDRFREGTLLFPAINVNDSVTKSKFDNKYGCRHSLIDGLNRATDVMIGGKVAVVCGYGDVGKGSAESLRGQGARVIVTEIDPICALQAAMDGYEVKRLESVVETADIFVTTTGNFDIIRVEHFEKMKHQAIVGNIGHFDNEINMAGLAKIPGIVKDEIKPQVHQWIFPDGKKIIVLSEGRLLNLGNATGHPSFVMSNSFTNQVLAQIELYSKASQYELGVHVLPKHLDEEVARLHLDALGVELTELSKEQAAYLGVDVAGPYKSDHYRY from the coding sequence ATGGATTACAACGTCGCAGACCTCTCTCTTGCTGAGTACGGTCGCAAGGAGATCGAACTCGCAGAACACGAGATGCCGGGCCTCATGGCCATGCGCGAGCGCTTCGGACCGAGCCAGCCGCTCGCCGGCGCCCGCATCGCCGGCTCGCTGCACATGACGATCCAGACGGCCGTGCTGATCGAGACGCTCACCGCTCTCGGCGCCGATGTCCGCTGGGCCACGTGCAACATCTTCTCGACGCAGGACCACGCCGCGGCCGCGGTCGTCGTGGGCAAGAACGGCACGGTCGAGGACCCGCAGGGCACCCCCGTCTTCGCCTGGAAGGGCGAGAGCCTGGCCGAGTACTGGGACGAGGCCGAGAAGGTCTTCGACTTCGCCGAGGGCGGACCCAACGTGCTGCTCGACGACGGTGGCGACATCACGATGCTGCTGCACCTGGGCGTCGAGTACGAGAAGACCGGCGTCGTCCCCTCGCAGGACAGCACCGACAACGAGGAGTTCAAGGAGGTGCTGCGCGTCCTGGCCCGCTCGGTCGAGAACAAGCCGCAGCACTGGACGAACATCGCCAAGGACATCAAGGGCGTCTCCGAGGAGACCACCACCGGCGTCCTGCGTCTGTACGACCGCTTCCGTGAGGGCACGCTGTTGTTCCCGGCGATCAACGTCAACGACTCGGTCACCAAGAGCAAGTTCGACAACAAGTACGGCTGCCGCCACTCGCTGATCGACGGTCTGAACCGCGCCACCGACGTCATGATCGGCGGCAAGGTCGCCGTCGTCTGTGGCTACGGCGACGTCGGCAAGGGCTCCGCGGAGTCGCTGCGTGGACAGGGCGCTCGCGTCATCGTCACCGAGATCGACCCGATCTGCGCGCTGCAGGCCGCGATGGACGGCTACGAGGTCAAGCGCCTCGAGTCGGTCGTCGAGACCGCCGACATCTTCGTCACCACGACGGGCAACTTCGACATCATCCGGGTCGAGCACTTCGAGAAGATGAAGCACCAGGCCATCGTCGGCAACATCGGCCACTTCGACAACGAGATCAACATGGCCGGTCTGGCCAAGATCCCGGGCATCGTCAAGGACGAGATCAAGCCGCAGGTCCACCAGTGGATCTTCCCCGACGGCAAGAAGATCATCGTGCTGTCGGAGGGTCGTCTGCTCAACCTCGGCAACGCGACCGGCCACCCGTCGTTCGTGATGTCGAACTCCTTCACCAACCAGGTGCTGGCGCAGATCGAGCTCTACAGCAAGGCCAGCCAGTACGAGCTGGGCGTGCACGTCCTGCCCAAGCACCTCGACGAGGAGGTCGCCCGCCTGCACCTCGATGCCCTCGGCGTCGAGCTCACCGAGCTGAGCAAGGAGCAGGCCGCGTACCTCGGCGTCGACGTCGCGGGTCCCTACAAGTCGGACCACTACCGCTACTGA